A window of Shewanella mesophila contains these coding sequences:
- a CDS encoding GMC family oxidoreductase, giving the protein MSNALQTNSNSQFDVCIVGSGAGAGPIAYELTKAGFSVVVLEKGNWFTEEDFVKDEQLARHRVFRSQIEDERHVLEEPTVDGKWSSDTSAQFWGGNIVGGASNFMSGYFHRLKPQDFRLVSEFGAIEGANTVDWPISYADLEPYYAKVEQIVGVSGRVVQHPHLEPRSTPDYPLPPTAEHPIAAKFDLACKSLKLHPLPMARGILSVPLNGRKSCEYSGYCGSYGCHSGAKASSRAALLNDAVATGRCKIVTQAKVYRLNTNGAGEVSSASYFDARGKSIDISARLFVVACYSIESARLLLASKGEKHPNGIGNRYDQVGKNLHCCAGGTGHGVFKLDRLAPDVASRLKIRGPFFNRALQDWYVIHDKDAFDKPVKGGTLDFVFDPPSPTAEANSLKWQRGNLLWGTPLKQRLKAHFTQSRDFKFEVFCDWLTNDECYVSLDPDEKDKWGQAVAKVRAGFHPHDLKVAQYLVDKGVEVMKAMGADEAWGNVFTSPTSNLVAGGCRFGDDPKISVLDKNCRVHDCANLYVSDGSFMPNGGSVTPTLTIYANAFRVADKMIEHLGGYRAELG; this is encoded by the coding sequence ATGTCAAATGCGCTACAAACTAATTCTAACTCCCAGTTTGATGTCTGTATCGTTGGCAGCGGCGCAGGCGCAGGCCCTATTGCCTATGAGCTAACTAAGGCGGGGTTTTCTGTGGTGGTGTTAGAAAAGGGCAATTGGTTTACCGAAGAGGACTTTGTCAAAGATGAGCAGTTAGCGCGTCATCGAGTCTTTCGCTCTCAGATTGAAGATGAGCGCCATGTGCTTGAAGAACCAACGGTTGATGGTAAGTGGTCGAGCGATACAAGCGCTCAGTTTTGGGGAGGTAACATTGTTGGTGGTGCCTCTAACTTTATGAGTGGCTATTTTCATCGTCTTAAGCCGCAGGATTTTCGCTTAGTATCTGAGTTCGGTGCGATTGAAGGTGCCAACACGGTCGATTGGCCAATTAGCTATGCTGATTTGGAGCCCTACTATGCCAAGGTGGAACAGATTGTTGGCGTGAGCGGTAGAGTGGTTCAACATCCCCACTTAGAGCCGCGTTCGACCCCTGATTACCCTTTACCGCCGACGGCTGAACATCCCATTGCCGCCAAATTTGATTTAGCGTGTAAATCGTTAAAATTACATCCTCTGCCGATGGCGCGGGGCATTCTATCAGTGCCATTAAATGGTCGTAAGAGCTGTGAGTACTCTGGTTATTGTGGCAGTTACGGATGTCACTCGGGTGCTAAGGCGAGCTCTCGTGCGGCGCTGTTAAATGATGCGGTGGCGACGGGCCGCTGTAAAATAGTGACTCAAGCTAAAGTGTATCGACTAAACACCAATGGGGCTGGTGAGGTCAGTAGTGCGAGTTATTTCGATGCAAGAGGTAAGAGTATAGATATCTCTGCTCGGTTGTTTGTGGTGGCCTGTTACTCAATAGAAAGCGCGCGGTTATTGCTAGCCAGTAAAGGGGAGAAGCATCCCAATGGTATAGGTAATCGCTATGATCAAGTCGGTAAAAATTTACATTGCTGCGCTGGTGGCACAGGCCATGGGGTATTTAAGTTAGATAGATTAGCGCCTGACGTTGCCAGCAGATTGAAAATAAGAGGTCCATTTTTCAATCGCGCGTTGCAGGATTGGTATGTGATCCATGATAAAGACGCTTTCGATAAACCAGTTAAAGGCGGCACTCTGGATTTTGTTTTCGATCCGCCATCTCCTACAGCGGAAGCCAACAGCCTAAAATGGCAACGGGGTAACTTGCTGTGGGGCACCCCACTGAAGCAGCGGTTAAAGGCGCATTTTACCCAATCGAGAGATTTTAAGTTTGAGGTATTTTGTGACTGGCTGACTAACGATGAATGTTATGTCAGTTTAGATCCTGATGAAAAGGATAAGTGGGGGCAGGCCGTGGCTAAGGTCAGGGCCGGTTTTCATCCTCATGATCTCAAGGTCGCGCAATACTTGGTTGATAAAGGTGTCGAGGTGATGAAGGCGATGGGCGCCGATGAGGCATGGGGTAATGTGTTTACGTCACCGACATCCAATTTAGTGGCTGGTGGCTGTCGGTTCGGTGATGATCCTAAAATATCTGTCTTAGATAAAAATTGCCGAGTGCATGATTGCGCCAACCTCTATGTCAGCGATGGTTCATTTATGCCTAATGGCGGCTCAGTTACCCCAACCTTAACTATATATGCTAATGCGTTTCGCGTTGCCGATAAGATGATCGAACATTTAGGCGGATATCGCGCTGAACTAGGTTAA
- a CDS encoding dodecin encodes MSHTYKIIELVGSSPISSDEAIKNAITEASQSLHHLRWFQVVETRGHLEAGLVAHWQVTVKVGFTLD; translated from the coding sequence ATGAGTCATACCTACAAAATCATTGAACTTGTTGGATCTTCGCCTATTAGTTCCGATGAGGCGATTAAAAACGCCATTACCGAGGCGAGTCAGTCATTGCATCATCTACGCTGGTTTCAGGTAGTTGAAACCCGCGGTCACCTAGAAGCTGGCTTAGTTGCCCATTGGCAGGTGACAGTGAAAGTAGGGTTCACCCTAGACTAG
- the queG gene encoding tRNA epoxyqueuosine(34) reductase QueG has product MSTHLPSQLTPIQLQQLTLKIKEWGKALGFAQIGICDTDLIEEEAKLQTWLDNGYHGEMAYMEAHGMMRARPHELHPGTQRVISARMDYLPPEAGFATNLSNPNLAYISRYAGGRDYHKMIRNRLKKLGQQIETELDSLGLAKPNFRPFVDSAPILERPLADKAGIGWTGKHSLLLNHDAGSWFFLGELLIDLPLPVDLPIKEACNTCVACIKSCPTNAIVAPYIVDGRRCISYLTIELQGAIPEEFRPLIGNRIYGCDDCQLVCPVNAQAPLTKESDFHTRDPLKHPDLLTLFGWNEAEFLSYTEGSAIRRIGHKRWLRNIAVALGNAPHSENIINALTHRRSSDEVDEMVIEHIDWALAQQLSPPSQANRKTQRVIRAVEKGLPRDA; this is encoded by the coding sequence ATGTCCACACACTTGCCATCTCAACTCACTCCCATACAACTGCAACAGTTAACATTAAAAATTAAAGAGTGGGGCAAGGCGCTTGGATTTGCTCAAATAGGCATCTGTGATACCGACCTAATTGAAGAGGAAGCGAAGCTTCAAACTTGGCTCGACAATGGCTATCACGGAGAGATGGCTTATATGGAAGCCCATGGCATGATGCGTGCGCGTCCCCATGAATTGCATCCAGGTACCCAACGGGTCATTTCAGCCAGAATGGACTACCTACCGCCCGAGGCAGGTTTTGCGACCAACCTTAGTAACCCTAATTTAGCCTATATTTCTCGCTACGCTGGCGGGCGTGATTATCACAAGATGATCCGCAACCGACTTAAAAAGCTTGGACAACAGATCGAAACAGAACTCGACAGTTTAGGCTTAGCCAAGCCCAACTTTCGCCCCTTTGTGGATTCAGCACCGATACTTGAACGCCCATTAGCAGATAAAGCAGGGATAGGTTGGACTGGCAAACACAGTCTGTTGCTCAACCACGATGCAGGGAGTTGGTTCTTCCTGGGCGAACTCCTCATCGACCTACCACTGCCTGTCGATTTGCCAATAAAGGAAGCGTGTAATACCTGCGTCGCGTGCATAAAATCTTGCCCGACGAATGCGATAGTCGCCCCTTATATCGTTGATGGTCGGCGTTGTATCTCCTACCTCACCATTGAACTGCAAGGCGCAATTCCAGAAGAGTTCCGCCCACTCATCGGCAATCGCATCTATGGTTGTGATGATTGTCAGTTAGTCTGCCCAGTAAATGCTCAAGCACCGCTGACAAAAGAGAGTGATTTTCATACTCGAGATCCACTCAAACATCCCGACCTACTCACCCTGTTTGGCTGGAACGAAGCCGAGTTTTTAAGTTATACCGAAGGCAGTGCTATTCGAAGAATTGGCCATAAACGCTGGCTGCGTAATATCGCAGTGGCGCTAGGGAACGCGCCACATTCGGAGAACATAATTAATGCACTAACTCATAGACGCAGCAGTGATGAGGTCGATGAGATGGTCATCGAACATATCGACTGGGCACTAGCACAGCAGCTCAGTCCCCCCTCCCAAGCTAACCGTAAGACCCAACGTGTTATCCGAGCCGTTGAAAAAGGATTACCCAGAGATGCCTAA
- a CDS encoding substrate-binding periplasmic protein: MTYRELFLLCSLTCLPLSDGVAGVRILTEEWAPMSFQEQGVAKGYGVELVELLAKRLNVDANIEVLPWARAYSIAASHPDVMLFATSLNDERRKQFDFIGPIATSRIYIYAKASDDVQLDDILQVDQLGSVGVYRGSIGESILMQVGVKHLTVASFPQQSAKQLMHGRIRFWCQADLSVSQLLNEVSMAESMVKPVFELSKIDLYLGFSKGTSPQVVNQWYEALKKLQSEGGLAKLYQVWFHHSNAPTQIHFIERQD, translated from the coding sequence TTGACCTATCGTGAACTGTTTCTTTTGTGTTCGCTAACTTGTCTGCCGTTAAGTGATGGCGTTGCGGGCGTACGAATACTCACCGAAGAGTGGGCTCCTATGAGCTTTCAGGAGCAGGGAGTCGCCAAAGGATATGGTGTGGAATTGGTCGAGTTATTGGCTAAACGGTTAAATGTAGACGCTAATATTGAGGTGCTACCTTGGGCTCGAGCTTATTCGATAGCCGCCTCTCATCCCGATGTGATGTTGTTTGCAACCTCTCTTAATGATGAGCGTCGTAAGCAGTTTGATTTTATTGGCCCCATAGCAACAAGCCGTATCTATATTTACGCTAAAGCCAGTGATGATGTGCAGTTAGATGATATTTTACAAGTCGATCAACTCGGTAGTGTCGGGGTTTATAGGGGATCAATCGGAGAGTCTATTTTGATGCAAGTAGGGGTGAAACATCTCACCGTCGCGAGTTTTCCACAACAATCAGCGAAACAGTTGATGCACGGTCGAATCCGTTTTTGGTGTCAGGCCGATCTCTCCGTAAGCCAGTTATTAAATGAAGTCTCTATGGCAGAAAGCATGGTTAAGCCAGTGTTTGAACTTTCGAAAATTGATCTCTACCTCGGCTTCTCCAAGGGAACCTCTCCTCAAGTGGTTAATCAATGGTATGAGGCATTGAAAAAGCTGCAAAGTGAAGGTGGACTAGCGAAACTTTATCAGGTGTGGTTTCACCATTCTAATGCACCAACGCAAATACACTTTATTGAGCGGCAAGATTAA
- a CDS encoding GGDEF domain-containing protein, giving the protein MLLVGLPSPVQSAPFQPKNVEEAFEVFDSGELTDSETIKVTLNYLKKNISVEDTENYLKLQTVICWNDFDLTDNKAIEAAIEFVNLKLASKQITKSTETATDLRLCRAYMHQIIGKVELALKEYNDVVHQAYLIESPRLIADSRSLRGAMYSFQGNFAGALEDFIAAQHLYESLNLKVWAQYNLTELATSYRRFGDPQTAIIYFRQLEIQFSKQGDNDTANLMKTEIAYALEELGENSAALEKYLQSYHYWKNKSDDIASAYQAINIAGILIKLDRVAEAEEYLAEATQIINASDGASYSFMRLFQAQAALHHHEMEKAHAYLKEAETAFTKIKNTRGLEQLYLVQSEAFISQQNWQQAVAALQDYIANHQALDATRQSNHTTEMRTRFNTEKVERENKQLLEIQKIKENELVILNQNKYLQLAVSILSGIIMVFLSVISYKQSKKSKLLSVLASTDHLTQLPNRRSTYFKGEAYFKSKESTDHPLSLILFDADHFKKVNDQLGHDIGDKALVALANISNTLMRKQDLVGRVGGEEFLIILPNTSAEQTLSIAQRLVTKIESSNFDGIAPNFKLTISAGIATQTDDDDGFNMLLKRADKALYNAKAAGRNCAILSDQNTL; this is encoded by the coding sequence ATGCTACTTGTCGGCCTTCCATCTCCTGTTCAGTCCGCTCCTTTTCAGCCCAAAAACGTTGAAGAGGCTTTTGAGGTATTTGATAGTGGTGAACTAACCGATTCTGAAACAATAAAAGTCACCCTGAACTACCTGAAAAAAAACATCTCAGTAGAGGACACTGAAAATTATCTCAAGTTACAGACTGTAATTTGTTGGAATGACTTTGACTTAACCGATAACAAAGCAATTGAAGCGGCAATCGAATTTGTAAACTTAAAGCTAGCGTCAAAACAGATCACGAAATCTACTGAAACAGCAACCGATCTTAGACTATGCAGAGCATATATGCATCAAATCATAGGTAAAGTTGAACTCGCACTTAAAGAATATAATGACGTTGTTCATCAGGCCTATCTTATCGAGTCCCCAAGGTTAATTGCAGATTCTCGTTCATTAAGAGGCGCGATGTATTCGTTTCAAGGAAATTTCGCCGGGGCTTTAGAGGATTTCATTGCCGCTCAACATCTTTATGAATCACTTAATCTTAAGGTCTGGGCACAATATAATCTTACCGAACTTGCCACCAGCTATCGTCGCTTTGGCGATCCACAAACCGCGATAATATACTTTCGACAACTGGAAATTCAATTTAGTAAGCAAGGCGATAATGACACTGCCAATCTTATGAAAACAGAAATAGCCTACGCATTAGAAGAGTTAGGAGAAAATAGCGCCGCATTAGAAAAATACTTGCAAAGCTACCACTATTGGAAAAATAAGTCAGATGATATCGCAAGCGCTTATCAAGCCATTAATATTGCGGGAATATTAATAAAACTAGATCGCGTCGCAGAGGCGGAAGAATATCTTGCAGAGGCAACTCAAATAATCAACGCATCTGACGGAGCGAGTTACAGTTTTATGCGTCTTTTTCAAGCCCAAGCAGCACTTCATCACCACGAAATGGAAAAAGCACACGCATATCTTAAAGAAGCTGAAACAGCTTTCACCAAAATTAAAAATACTAGAGGTTTAGAGCAGCTATATCTTGTGCAAAGTGAGGCTTTTATATCACAACAAAATTGGCAACAAGCAGTGGCTGCACTACAAGATTATATTGCTAATCATCAAGCACTAGATGCGACTAGGCAAAGCAATCACACTACAGAGATGCGCACACGCTTCAATACGGAGAAAGTTGAGCGAGAAAATAAGCAATTATTGGAGATACAGAAGATAAAAGAAAATGAGCTAGTTATTTTAAATCAAAATAAGTATTTACAGCTAGCAGTGAGCATACTTTCCGGTATTATCATGGTGTTCTTGTCTGTAATATCCTATAAACAATCAAAAAAATCTAAACTTCTCTCAGTATTAGCATCGACAGACCACCTAACACAACTGCCAAATCGACGCTCAACCTACTTTAAGGGAGAAGCTTACTTTAAGTCGAAAGAATCCACCGACCATCCACTCTCTTTAATTCTATTCGATGCCGATCACTTTAAAAAAGTCAATGATCAACTCGGTCACGACATAGGTGATAAAGCTCTGGTTGCACTCGCTAATATCAGTAATACGTTAATGCGAAAGCAAGACTTAGTTGGCCGTGTAGGCGGGGAAGAGTTTTTAATTATTTTACCTAATACTTCAGCAGAACAAACACTGAGTATAGCTCAAAGGCTGGTCACCAAGATAGAAAGTAGTAATTTTGATGGCATTGCTCCTAATTTCAAACTAACTATCAGTGCAGGGATTGCAACTCAGACTGATGATGATGATGGCTTTAATATGTTGTTGAAACGAGCAGATAAGGCTTTATATAACGCCAAAGCTGCAGGACGCAACTGCGCTATATTAAGTGATCAAAATACGCTTTAA
- a CDS encoding DUF3069 domain-containing protein: MNSEYKQRAEIVAFNVCNHVIPMDKVPANLMEAYANLFNELLEDKDQKFIATWNALPSSASALLPQADFHGFYIANAWLQLSRVAQDIAELADSDEAVDENEYNNIFTRLSDASLKESAKKLKKARTDRALLNSIKSVIAG; the protein is encoded by the coding sequence TTGAATTCTGAATATAAGCAACGTGCCGAGATAGTGGCGTTCAATGTCTGCAACCATGTTATTCCCATGGATAAGGTGCCAGCTAATTTGATGGAGGCCTACGCGAACCTGTTTAATGAATTACTGGAAGACAAAGACCAGAAGTTTATTGCAACGTGGAATGCGCTGCCATCAAGTGCGAGTGCACTATTACCTCAAGCAGACTTCCATGGTTTCTATATAGCAAATGCCTGGCTACAACTTAGCCGTGTTGCCCAAGACATTGCAGAATTAGCCGATAGTGATGAAGCGGTGGATGAGAATGAGTACAACAATATCTTTACTCGTTTATCGGATGCATCGCTTAAAGAAAGCGCTAAAAAACTGAAAAAGGCGCGCACAGATAGAGCATTGCTTAACAGCATAAAGAGTGTCATAGCGGGATAG
- the rsuA gene encoding 16S rRNA pseudouridine(516) synthase RsuA → MRLDKFICESTSLTRSLAKKALHRGDVTCDGVVVKNSSFKVEQSHQIHLNGELLTIIGPRFIMLNKPIDTICSTIDEEYPSVLGLLDIAKTEDLHIAGRLDVDTTGLVLITNDGQWSHKITSPKKECGKRYLVQVADPLSEELIEQFTQGIELRSEDGLTKPAQLEIIDSHQARLTITEGKYHQVKRMFAGVGNKVVGLHRECVGKIELDKHLAPGEWRYLTDKEIKSI, encoded by the coding sequence GTGCGTTTAGACAAATTTATCTGCGAGTCCACCTCATTAACACGATCGTTAGCCAAAAAAGCGCTTCATCGAGGCGATGTAACCTGCGATGGTGTCGTCGTTAAAAATTCCAGTTTCAAGGTAGAGCAAAGCCATCAAATTCACTTAAATGGCGAATTACTCACCATCATTGGGCCTAGGTTTATCATGCTAAACAAACCTATTGACACCATCTGCTCCACTATCGACGAAGAGTACCCTTCGGTTTTAGGATTGCTCGATATCGCTAAAACTGAAGATTTGCATATAGCAGGGCGACTGGATGTCGACACCACGGGTTTAGTACTCATTACCAATGACGGCCAGTGGTCGCACAAAATAACCTCGCCAAAAAAGGAGTGTGGTAAACGTTATTTAGTTCAAGTCGCCGATCCACTCTCTGAGGAGCTTATTGAGCAGTTCACCCAAGGCATTGAACTGAGAAGTGAAGATGGGTTAACCAAACCAGCCCAGCTTGAAATAATTGACAGCCATCAAGCGAGGTTAACGATAACCGAAGGTAAATATCACCAGGTCAAACGTATGTTCGCAGGCGTGGGTAACAAGGTGGTTGGACTACATCGTGAATGTGTAGGGAAGATTGAGCTAGATAAGCACTTAGCACCAGGAGAATGGCGCTATCTTACCGACAAAGAGATTAAGTCGATATAA
- a CDS encoding M13 family metallopeptidase, which produces MKKVLVGGLCASLIVGLSACNSDQAEVNAPETVKSEAAVAVEKALNSGIDFANFDKSIRPQDDFYSYINGTWVKNTEIPGDRTSTGAFYDLREKSRDDVKAIIEEVAATPNLTPGSDEQKVADLYRSFMDTDTLNSLGIKPIQGELDKIAALKNKDELVEYFAHSQVIGGGTPLAFYIDIDAKNSSRYATHLWQYGLSLPEKDYYFNDAERFVNIRKAFVEHIEKMFTLAGLANPKASAEQILALETAIASRHWDVVETRDSTKTYNLYPVADLATLAPDVNWNGYLKVLGADKQTDIIVNQPSFIEGFNEVLKANDLSTWQTYMTWQTLTHFAGNLSADLDRENFEFFSKTLNGQAEQQPRWKRGVGAVNSVLGEVVGKVYVKRHFTPEAKKRMQALVENLRGAYGESIENLSWMSPDTKVAAKDKLAKFDPKIGYPDRWEDYSKLTIKGDDLVGNSIRASELSHEKELEKLGSPIRKWEWHMTPQTVNAYYNPTMNEIVFPAAILQPPFFNMEADDAVNYGGIGAVIGHEMGHGFDDQGAKFDGEGNMRDWWTEQDLKEFAVRGKALVEQYNNYAVFDDLNVNGELTLGENIGDLSGVTIAYKAYKMSLNGKEAPVIDGLTGDERFFIGFTQIWRAKIKEESMRNRVATDPHSPAKFRSLGALSNMPEFYTTFDVKEGDAMYIAPEKRVKIW; this is translated from the coding sequence ATGAAGAAAGTTCTTGTTGGGGGCTTATGCGCCTCTCTTATTGTGGGGCTTAGCGCTTGTAACAGTGATCAAGCTGAAGTTAACGCGCCAGAAACCGTTAAATCAGAAGCCGCTGTGGCTGTAGAAAAAGCACTGAATTCAGGCATCGACTTTGCTAACTTTGATAAGTCAATTCGCCCACAAGACGATTTTTATTCATATATTAACGGTACTTGGGTTAAAAACACCGAGATCCCAGGCGATCGCACCAGTACTGGCGCATTCTATGACTTACGTGAAAAGTCACGTGATGATGTTAAAGCCATTATTGAAGAAGTTGCAGCCACACCTAACCTAACTCCTGGTAGTGATGAACAAAAGGTCGCCGACCTGTATCGTTCATTTATGGATACAGATACCCTAAACAGCCTAGGTATTAAGCCAATTCAAGGCGAGTTAGACAAAATTGCAGCGCTTAAAAATAAAGATGAGTTAGTTGAGTATTTTGCTCACAGCCAAGTGATAGGTGGTGGTACGCCACTGGCATTCTATATCGATATCGATGCTAAAAACTCGAGCCGTTATGCGACTCATCTTTGGCAGTATGGCTTAAGTTTACCTGAGAAAGATTACTATTTTAACGACGCAGAGCGTTTCGTTAATATTCGCAAAGCATTCGTTGAGCATATCGAGAAGATGTTTACGCTTGCTGGGCTTGCCAATCCTAAGGCAAGCGCAGAGCAGATACTCGCCTTAGAAACTGCGATTGCTAGCCGTCACTGGGATGTTGTAGAAACCCGTGACAGCACTAAGACTTATAATCTATATCCAGTTGCGGATCTTGCAACATTGGCCCCAGATGTTAACTGGAATGGCTACCTTAAGGTGTTAGGTGCAGATAAGCAGACCGACATTATCGTTAACCAACCTAGCTTCATAGAAGGTTTTAACGAAGTTCTTAAAGCCAATGATCTATCAACTTGGCAAACTTACATGACTTGGCAGACGCTGACTCACTTCGCTGGCAATTTAAGTGCCGATTTAGACAGAGAGAACTTTGAGTTTTTCTCTAAGACGCTAAATGGTCAAGCCGAGCAACAACCTCGTTGGAAGCGTGGCGTGGGCGCGGTGAACTCTGTATTGGGTGAAGTGGTTGGTAAGGTTTATGTTAAGCGTCATTTTACTCCTGAAGCTAAAAAGCGTATGCAGGCATTGGTTGAGAACCTTCGCGGTGCTTATGGCGAGAGTATCGAAAACCTGTCGTGGATGAGCCCTGATACTAAAGTGGCAGCTAAAGATAAGCTTGCTAAGTTCGATCCAAAAATCGGTTATCCAGATCGCTGGGAAGATTACAGCAAATTGACCATCAAGGGTGACGATCTAGTGGGTAATAGTATTCGTGCTAGTGAACTTAGTCATGAGAAAGAGCTTGAAAAACTAGGCTCGCCAATTCGTAAGTGGGAATGGCATATGACACCACAGACGGTGAATGCTTATTACAACCCAACCATGAATGAAATTGTATTCCCAGCGGCTATCTTGCAACCTCCGTTCTTTAACATGGAGGCTGATGATGCAGTCAATTACGGCGGTATTGGTGCCGTGATTGGTCACGAAATGGGCCACGGTTTCGATGACCAAGGCGCTAAGTTTGACGGCGAAGGCAATATGCGTGATTGGTGGACTGAACAAGACTTAAAAGAGTTCGCTGTACGTGGTAAGGCTTTGGTTGAACAGTATAATAACTATGCTGTATTTGATGACTTAAACGTTAACGGTGAGCTGACGCTTGGCGAAAACATCGGCGATCTTTCTGGTGTGACGATTGCTTACAAAGCTTATAAGATGTCACTCAATGGCAAAGAAGCACCGGTTATCGACGGTCTTACTGGTGATGAGCGTTTCTTCATCGGCTTTACTCAGATCTGGCGCGCTAAGATCAAAGAGGAATCAATGCGTAACCGCGTGGCGACTGACCCACATTCGCCTGCGAAATTCCGTTCATTGGGTGCATTATCCAATATGCCAGAGTTTTACACTACGTTTGACGTGAAAGAGGGCGATGCTATGTATATCGCACCTGAGAAACGCGTGAAAATTTGGTAA
- a CDS encoding RelA/SpoT domain-containing protein, translating to MNRLFRTFFIFLLLLSTRSSFATSYDAQAERTESRSNFAFKQSFSKNLDGLIAISTTASSPVRQTSSNLDKLYSQANDAQSELSQLLASLNGAEHCELIVPEIKSYQRAAQKVESKFDGDASQITDLARASLVADDIHNLMTAYEDLSQQAKIVQVKNRFAAPKASGYRDLNLLVKLPQTGMIVEVQLHLKAISEIKNGEEHQVYEAVQAIEAIAKQQDRHLSDIEVAKITQLRQQSHKLYHKAWLNYKRLDNASLIAA from the coding sequence ATGAATAGATTATTTCGCACCTTTTTTATCTTTTTGTTATTGCTGTCGACCCGCAGTAGCTTCGCGACGAGTTATGATGCCCAGGCGGAAAGAACTGAATCCCGTAGCAATTTCGCATTTAAGCAATCTTTTTCAAAAAACCTCGATGGCCTTATCGCCATCTCCACCACTGCATCTTCGCCCGTTCGCCAAACCAGTAGTAATTTAGATAAGCTTTATTCTCAGGCCAATGATGCACAGTCTGAGTTAAGCCAATTGCTCGCCTCGCTTAATGGTGCTGAGCATTGCGAGCTTATCGTGCCAGAAATTAAAAGTTATCAGCGAGCAGCACAAAAGGTCGAATCCAAATTCGATGGTGATGCGAGTCAAATCACAGATTTGGCTAGAGCCAGCTTAGTGGCTGATGATATTCATAATCTGATGACCGCATATGAAGACCTCAGTCAGCAGGCTAAAATTGTTCAAGTGAAGAACCGTTTTGCTGCACCTAAAGCCTCTGGATACCGCGATTTAAACCTATTAGTAAAACTACCGCAAACAGGAATGATTGTCGAAGTTCAGCTTCATCTTAAGGCTATTTCTGAGATTAAAAATGGTGAAGAGCATCAAGTTTATGAAGCGGTGCAAGCTATAGAAGCGATTGCCAAACAACAAGATAGGCATCTTAGTGACATTGAGGTGGCAAAAATTACCCAATTGCGCCAGCAATCGCACAAGCTTTATCATAAAGCATGGCTTAACTATAAACGCTTGGATAATGCGAGTTTAATCGCGGCCTAA
- a CDS encoding SMI1/KNR4 family protein — protein sequence MHDLIEQLQDLSETVPVPLELPTFEQLVEVEEQILIGLPSELKEYLLYASDVVHGTLEPVTASDPHSHTYLPEVTSYAWSIGMPREYIAICQQGDSFYCIDQEGQVMLWRDDELDEECWESFWQWAEEVWINA from the coding sequence ATGCACGATCTTATTGAGCAGCTACAGGATTTAAGTGAAACCGTTCCTGTGCCATTAGAACTACCAACGTTTGAACAACTTGTAGAAGTCGAAGAACAGATCCTCATCGGTCTTCCATCAGAGCTGAAAGAGTATTTGTTATACGCCAGTGATGTTGTTCATGGCACGCTTGAGCCTGTAACCGCCAGTGACCCCCATTCACACACTTATCTGCCGGAAGTGACCTCTTATGCTTGGTCAATCGGCATGCCAAGAGAGTACATTGCTATTTGTCAGCAAGGGGATAGTTTTTACTGTATCGACCAAGAAGGTCAGGTAATGCTATGGCGTGACGATGAGCTTGATGAAGAGTGCTGGGAGTCATTCTGGCAATGGGCTGAAGAGGTCTGGATCAACGCCTAA
- a CDS encoding DUF4447 family protein translates to MSKKAELNAIEIKYLRHSLGLSAAQVAELSKASEEQVLAWEAGEAEVSGLAAKKLLELDETIEMQVLNTCDGIEELFSKEPKRTLSFVVYPTQAIYTAYNPEFLSALPLTELYNTAAWRIKKECKLVLEVDVTLVALDVEAYKAYRETSGLKESRESRAKWAATQL, encoded by the coding sequence ATGTCAAAGAAAGCAGAATTAAATGCGATTGAAATTAAATATCTTCGCCACTCATTAGGTTTAAGCGCAGCGCAAGTTGCTGAGCTGTCAAAAGCGAGTGAAGAACAAGTTCTTGCTTGGGAAGCGGGCGAAGCTGAGGTATCAGGGCTGGCAGCAAAGAAGCTACTCGAGCTAGATGAAACGATTGAGATGCAAGTACTTAATACCTGTGATGGTATTGAAGAGTTATTTAGCAAAGAGCCCAAGCGTACCCTGAGCTTTGTTGTTTACCCGACTCAAGCAATTTACACCGCTTATAACCCAGAGTTCTTGAGCGCGTTACCCTTAACCGAGTTGTACAACACTGCCGCATGGCGGATTAAGAAAGAGTGTAAATTAGTGCTCGAAGTAGATGTCACCTTAGTAGCGTTAGATGTTGAAGCCTATAAAGCGTACCGTGAAACGTCTGGGTTAAAAGAGAGCCGCGAAAGCCGCGCAAAATGGGCGGCGACTCAGCTTTAA